The Planktothrix agardhii NIES-204 genomic interval CTTCTCCCAGTAATTGCAATAATTCATCATAGTCTGTGAAATCTGGCTGGTAGTATCCTGCACAGTTGCCAGCTTGTAAAATCGTTTCTTGATTATCCAAAATTACCAAACAGCGATGGGTTTGCAGCCAGTACAGGAGTCGTTCGGGTTTAGATTGGAGATCTTGCTGGTTAGAAAGAAAAGGCACCAGTTCGGACAACAATGTCTCTAAGCGTGGGGCATTGCGGAGACTTCGCCAAATCACAAATTCAAATTGTTCTTGTAAGAGTTGAGCGACTTTAGCGGCTAAGGTACTTTTACCAATTCCCCCCATTCCCACCAAAGTAATGAGTCGGCAGCGATCTTGTATTATCCATTGGGTCAGGGTTTCAATCTCTTCAACTCGACCTTGAAAGCTGGAAACATCGATCGCCTCACCCCAATAAATTGACCGTTGGACTTGAGGTTGGGGAATAGCCGTCGGGGTATCAAAGTGAGTAATAATGCCGCGCAGATTGGTTTTGTTGACTTTGCGGCCCAAAGCATCACTGATAAGTTTCCAAAGTTTGGGGCCTATGTCCCGTTGGAGATAGTTGATGGAATAGCCCGATCGCTCGGCGATGCGATCATAAGTGAGGTTATTCCAAGCACCGAACAAAAGAGCAATTTCAACCTCAGTGAGCGTTCTAGCAATTTTGGGAGCGATCGCACCTTTGACAATCTCCAATGCCTGCTCAAATTCCATCTATTTTCTCGCTCTGTATAAAACTGCCTCTACCTTAAATCATACTTTCCATACTTGACAACTCCATACTTTCCTGTAAAGACAGCATCGGGGAGTTGGGATAGATTATTAACAACCAGGGGTTCCAAGGCTTGAAAGCTTAATCATCGACAACAACTCTCTATAGATAACCGCTCGGAAGACAACGGATCAAAACGTTGACAACACTGATAATCGGCTATAGTACCGTAGCTTTGCTATGCAAAACTACTCTCAATGAATCGATGTGCTAAGGACAAATCTGAAGGAAATAGGTCTAGATATTATGACAGCAAGTGTAAATTTCGGTATCATCCTTGAAATTAATGGAGAGGATGTTCCCATTGAACCAGCAAAAGCTATTACAGATGCTAAAAGGAATGGCGTGGAGTATTCACTACCGCGCCGGGTGGAAGTTGGGACAGCAGCAGAACTTGGAGCCTTTTTAGAGACTCTGGCTGATGGTGTCCCGCCCCTTCCATCAGGAGATAACTTCCCGAGTCCCTTGAACACGGTATACCAGAAAATGATCTCGCTCAATCTTGCAGTAGAAGAGCTAAACCTCAAAGTTCCACCTTCGGTACAAGCAGATGGCGTTACTGCAATTAACCCACCTCTACCAACAACATTTACTCTTGGGCTATCGGCGACTTGGAGGGACAACGAAAAAGTTGAGTTGATTACAGGCAAACTAGCCATCAAAGGATTATATGTGAAGCTAGTAAAAACTTAGATTCTTGTCTTTCAAGTAGGTGGGCTGAATCAACAACAAAAATGCTGTATCTCGAAGCTTTGGCAATTTGTAGAGATTTTTATTAATTTAACTACGCCTACCTACTTGTAATCCTTGATAAATGTATAAAAAATTAGCTTAATTGTGATTATCAATGGCAACAAAAGTTGAAATTTATTTTCCTTATACTTTAAATTTTGATGTTAGCCGTCAACCTGTCACATTATATGGGGCGATTCTAGCATCAGATCAGGAACTGAGTTTTGCTCTTTCTAATAACATTGTTTTTAATCCTTACCTCTTTCCTGCTGATGAAGCCACAAAATCAATTAGAGAACCTTTTGGTATGACAGGCATTGTTCTCGAAAATTTAGGAATCGAAGGACGTATATATAAAGATCAAGGAAACAATGGTAAAGCAGCAACCGATATTACTCTAACAGCTGCTGCACGTTTTCCAAATCTTGAGAATTTCTCCTTAGCGGGAGCAATCGTTTTTCAACAGACATTACCTCGTTTGGTTTTGGTTAGTCTATCGGCGGATGAACCTTTGACGCTTACAAGATTTATAACATCTGTAATTGGTGGGGCTTGGGATTGGGCAGATGATATTACTAATGAATTTGCTTTTCAAAATGGAGAGATGTATTATCTCAAACCCCCTGATGGCTCCCTAGATAATTATACTTTTCCCTACCGAAATCCAAACGAAAAACAATACTATCCTGGGTATCATCTGGAGGCAAATTTACTAATCTTCCAGAAATATAATTTTTTGATTAGCTTAGATGTCGAAGGTAAGTCAATTGTTCTACGCACAACAATCTTAGAAAAGATTGATTTTGATTTTATTACTCTGGATAATCCTAACCTTGAAATATCAACTAAATTACCAAATAAATATTTACAAATTAGTACAAAAGTTACGATACTAAATACGTCAATTCAGTCCTCTATTTCAGCAGTATATGACCTTACTAAGAAAGCTTTCCTTGGTGCAGTATCAGTCAATCTAGGTTCTTTGAGTCTTCCAACAGATAGTGGAAGTACATCCCAAAATGTTCAACTTTTCATTGAATTTACTTGGACAAAAGGTTCAGGGTCAAATAGTGGTTTTAAAATCACAAAAATTGATGGTTTACCAACTAATAGTCTAAATTTAATTGATAAGTACCTCAAAGTTTTCAACGAACTTCGGAGCCAAGGCTGTGAGAAAATTCTTTCAGATTGGCTTAATGGATTAACTAATACGAGTTTGACTCCAGGGCTAAATGGCAGTCCAAGTAAAACCGAGGACGGCAAAATGAAGCTTCCTCTTAAGCTCACTTATAAAATTGAAGGACTTGGTCTGAGTGAGAGTAGTGAGATTGATTTCGAGGCAGTATTTGCAATTCCACGAAGCCTTGATGATCTGCCTCGTGCAATGTGGCAGTCCATTGTAGATAGCTCTGGAAAAATTGCTGAAGATATTCTTGCAGATCCCGATACTTATGAAGTCGTTTTTATTGAAATAGGAATACGTGGGGGAGCTAAAGCATTCGCTCGTGTAATATGTCGTGCATTGGAAGAAGGACTTGAAGCTATGGCTAAGGCTCTTGCTAGTGCTGCTGCTGGAGTTGTAGCCAAGACACTAGCAGATGCTGCCGCACTAGCAGGGATGCTGATGGCTGTATCTCTTTTAGGGGTAAAAGCTGTCAGCCTTTTGGAAGCAATTTGGGATCAAATAAAAAGCGGGTTTAGTGGTGATGATTCCGAAAAAGAAAAAGCGGAAAAAAAAATTCGCGACATTCGATCTCAAGTAGAATCTACTATCAGTGAAGTAGATAATCATATTAATGATATTAGAGAGAAAATAAACATTAAGAGCCTGAACATTACTCTCAATACTCAGAAACAATTTTTAGCGGTAGTAATTTGGAATTTAGGCGATGACAAAGAACTGGAATCTGGAAGTAAATTGTCTTGTAAATTTCGACTGCTTTCAGGTGAGGCAGGAGACACTCAAGGGCGAATATTGTCCGAAGCTGAAAAGCCGCTTTTCCCAGTTGTTAAAAATTGGGCGGAAATTCCTAATAATTCGGAATATCGGATGAATGCCTCTGTTAAATCTATTTTAAGCGGTTTTACTTTTATGAATCAACAAACAGAAGACTCTATGACTTCCGCCATTGGTCAATTGCAAGGGATTGATAATAGTGTAGCCAGAGATTTCGCTAATTACTTGCAAGGTAAATTAGATGAATTTAGGTCTTATAACACACATGGCATCCAATCTGACTGGGTTTATGCTTATTCTGATATTCCCAGTTATACCACTGTAGGGAAAAGCTACATTGGCATGAATACCCGAATATTCATAAAACGCGACTAACTCTAAATTCATTCAAACAATCGTAGTAAATATTATGAACACTGAAAACTTAAAATCCATTCCCAAACAGCGATATTACGATCAACAGCTTTTAACAGTGGAAGACTTCCAGCGAGAGCAGAATTTTCATATTGCTTATCGTCAACTACAAAATCAATTGCTCCTGAAAGCGGGTATTTTAACAGGTCTGACTGTTCAATCCGGTGTAACACAGGGACAGGTGCAGATTATGTCTGGTGTTGCCATTGATAACTCAGGTCATCTCATTAATCTAACTGATAGTGCCAAATTCAACGATGCTAATATCCTGGTGCAATCCAGTCAATTTCTACTCGATTTGAGCGATCAGCAGTATCACAACAAAACCTGGCTATTAATCCTTGAATACAATCAAGAAGAAGACCCCAATGCTCCCAATCAATGGAAAGAGATTCCGAAATTTGTGTTACTTTCCGGCACTAGCGGAGTTAACTACGATCAGATAGCATTGGCTACTCTTAACGTAACGACATCTCAAATGAGTGCAACTCTCTCAATTAGTATTGAGATCGATTTAAGCATTCGTGTTAAGGCTGTTATAGATTCTGAACGCATACCTGCATTAAATGTTGAACAGATTCCTGCTCTTCCAGTTTCTAAAATTTCAGGACAATTCGCGGCTGAACAAATACCTGACTTAAAAGCTGAAAAAATTACATCTGGTCTATTTGACCTTAAGCAAATTCCTGATTTACCAACATCTAAAATTAAGGGAAATTTTAGTATTGACCAGATTCCTGAACTTAGTGCTGATAAGATAACATCTGGGATATTAAAGGTCGATCGCATTCCCGATCTGCCATCATCAAAGATTACTGGTAAACTTAGTCCTGAGCAAATTTCCAATATTTTTAGTGGTAACGTTGGCATTGGTACGAGCAACCCTCAAAGGTTATTACATGTAGGTGCATACCGTCCAGGAACAGGAGAAACAAGTACTGGTGTAATTCGCTGTGCCCACACTCATGGCGGAACATTTAAGTCGTGGGATTTCGGAGTAGGAGACGGCAGTATCTTTGGTCATAATGACTTTTTTGGATTCCGCTGTGTCGAAAACCAGATAACTTCTTTGGTATTGGATTCGAGTGGAAAGGTTGGTATTGGCACGAGCAATCCTAAATCAATGTTACAAATTGGGGATGGGTTGGCTGGTGGATATCGTTCTTGGATGGTGCGAGGAACGCAGGTTGCTTGGGATACAGATAATGTGTTTTTGGGCTTAAAAGATGAAGGAGGTGAGCGCAAAGATTCTGTGATTGCTTGGGGTGACAATAATGATGATGTATTTCGATTTATTTTTACTGGAGGAAATGATGTAGAAGGGAAAGAAATAATGAAGTTGGAGCCAACTGGAAAGGTCAGTATTGGTACAAATAATTCAAGGGTGAATTTAAGTGTAAACGGTTGCATTGATGCTGTGAGTCTCAATGCAAATGGAACCCCTATTCCTATATATCAACGCTTCATTTATGGCTTTTCTGGTGAGCATAGAGTTATAACATTTAGTCAAAGTGATCCTTGGAAGGAAATTGCTAAAACATACAGCCCTTTTGTGCATGCTACACCTAATGTTCCTAATGGGTACACCCGAAAATGGCGACTTAACTGTATCTACTGGGATGAAAACGCTGCTAATACGAATGTTGAAATTAAGTTGTGTGATATGTCTGGAAAAGACATTGCATTGTTCGTTCTTCCACAAGTAGCAGGGGGGTGGGGATGGAATGCTCAAAACTATAGTGATTGGTTCCAATTTGGGACAGGAAGCCAAAATGAAATATTCAAGGAACATGGTATTTGGTATGTCCGTTTAAATTCAAGGGCACCCTACAAAAATAGTGGACAGTTATGGTCTATTATTCTGGAGGCATATAACTTTAAACCTTAAGATCTGCTTGTTAACCAGCGAACTAATGTGCTTACCCATCAACACAAGATTTACGGGGTGAAACTAAAACTTTTACGGAGGACACGTATTGGGTAGGTAATTTTTTTAATGACCGAACTTCTGCAATCAAGATTGAGATTCGGTTGGATTCTCTCCCTCCGGTCAAGAGCATCAGTTGGCAACCACGAAATCCAGTCTATGCAAATAGAGTAATGACGATCTCCTGGACTCCCGTTGAACAAGCAACCGAATATGATGTCATCATTCTGCGTGATGATAATGTTCAAGTCCTTCATCAAAAAGTTAACACTACTTCTCTAAAGTATACTCTCCAGAATGTAGATATTTTTCATAAGTTAACCGCCACTATCTATGCTTATGCAGAAGGCTATTTGCCCAGTCCCGAACTTAGCCAAACTTACCATTGTGGAAACTCTCTTGGTTAATAAGGAGAGTCGGATTCTAGTATAATAGAGTACAGTAAATATCAGTAGCAGTTTGTAATAAATTGGTTTAAGTAGGTAAACAAAATTAATTACACGCTAGGTTAATCTGAAGCCCTTGAAACACATAAAAAACCATAAATAGGATGTGCAAATAATTTTGTGTAGGTACTTATAAATCTCTGGGTAAAGATGTATGAAAATTACAAATTTTATTGATATTATTCAATTGAGAGCTTTAATTGAGCCCGATAAAACCCTCACGGGGTGACAAGAGAGCTAAAAGCTAGACTGAATCAACATCATAGCTCTCTGACCCCTCTGAAAAAAAAGGCAGCTTATCGCATTTAGTTCTCATGAGTTGTTGAGCCAAATCCGTCCAAATTTCCATTGCAGCTATCCATAAAAGTCCATATTGTCCTATCCAAAAGTTACTATGGCGTTTAGAGACTCGCCCTAACTCTTGGAGGCGATTGATATATTTTTGTTGCCCAAGTTGTTTAATTTTTAACCCTTATAAGGCTGTTATGGTATAGGCGATTGCTATTAATATACTTCATACACTAAACGATGCTCATCCGTAATTTGTCGAGACCAATATCCTCTGAGTTCATGCTTTAGAGGTTCAGGTTTGCTAAGTCCAGTAAAGGGTTAACGCACAATATCATTAATCAAGGTGATAATCTTTCGATGAATTTTTTTGTCTTGTGTCGCCCAGTTGTTGAATTATTCAAAAGCCTCATGAGAGAAGGTTATATTTTTCATTCCATTCTTCAGGCGTAAAACTGACTAATTTGGTCTTTGTTTCAATGTTTTGAATAGAGGTAATCAAGTGGTTACGATTGGCTTGAGTAGACAGCAAATACTCTGTTTCATCTTGTTAAATAGATGGGTTAGTATTTGTCTCAAGAACATCTTGTTTAACTAAAACAATCACTTCAACAACCATTCCTTCGGCTAAATCAGAGGTTTGAATTTCTATTTTGCCATTTCTGCCAACGACCACTTGCTGTTTAATACTACTGAGCACGATCAAACCCTCATGGTACTATATCTCACATTAATTTTAGTTTACCATGATATTAACATAAAAGAATATGCTCAATTTTCCATCCAAATGCCTACTAATACTAAATTGGCATTTGAATGGAAAATTCTTAAAATTTCTGAATTTTTAGCCTACTGGGTGATCCAGAATCTGGATTTCTAATTAGGGAGTCCAGGCGGTTTGGGAACCTTGACCCCAGAAACCATCATATTTTTTAACTTTGATATCCCCCAAAACCTGAACCTGACAGGCTAAACGGCGTTGTTTATCTGAGGAATGGGGAGGAAGGGAAAGGCGGGTTTTCTCTTTCCATTGGGGTTCGGAAACTTCCCCTTCAATTTCGACGCAACAAGTCCCACAAGTCCCAAATCCGTGACAGTTTATTAGGGAAGCTTGACCATTATAAAGATCAATTCCATTTTCTAATAGGACTTTACGGAGATTAGCACCGCGATCGCAAGTAATCGTTTTCCCTTGAGCTTGAATTTGTACCATTTTTCCCTGAATAAAAGTTATGCAATGATTCTTAACTAAATTGTTACTTTTTTCAAGCCCAAAACGAGAGATTTAAAAGTAAAATAAGATTGAAAAAGAAAAATTAGCTAAGATGGATGATTACAAGCCCATAGAGGTCACACCACTAAACCCTAACGCTAAAATATAATCAACTACTCATATTTGCCGCACTATCAATTAATTGTTAACTGTAAATTTTAGAACCTATGACTCATCCCCTTTGGATCTACGATACCACATTAAGAGACGGCGCCCAACGGGAAGGATTATCTTTATCTCTTGATGATAAATTACGAATTGCGCGTCAATTAGATAGTTTAGGAATCCCTTTTATTGAAGGGGGATGGCCGGGGGCTAATCCTAAAGATGTGCAGTTTTTTTGGAAGTTGCAAGAACAACCCTTACTTAATTCGGAAGTTGTGGCATTTTGTTCCACCCGACGACCGAATAGTAATGCGGCAGAAGATGATAATTTGAAAGCAATTTTATCCGCAGGAACACATTGGATAACATTATTTGGGAAATCCTGGGATTTGCACGTGATCGAAGGATTACAAACCACCCTAACAGAAAATCTGGCGATGATTGCGGATACAATTCAGTTTTTTAGGAGTCAAGGAAGACGGGTTATTTATGATGCGGAACACTGGTTTGATGGCTATAAAAATAATCCTAATTATGCCTTACAAACCTTAATAACGGCGGCCCAGGCGGGGGCGGAATGGTTGGTTTTTTGTGATACGAATGGAGGGACTTTACCCCATGAAGTAACTCAAATTGTTAGGGATGCAATCCAAGCTACAAAAGACTTAGAAACGCCTTTTCCTCTGCAATTTGGGATTCATAGTCATAATGATTCGGGAACGGCTATTGGTAATGCGATCGCAGCCGTATTAGAAGGGGTAAAGATGGTACAGGGAACAATTAATGGCTATGGAGAACGTTGTGGAAATGCTAATCTTTGTACTTTAATTCCCAATTTTCAATTAAAATTAGACTATAATTGTATTCAAGATGAACAGATTAAAAGACTAACAGAAGTAAGTCGGTTTGTGAGTGAAGTTGCTAATTTAGCCCCGGATGATCACGCGCCTTTTGTGGGATTATCTGCCTTTTCCCATAAGGGAGGAATTCATGTTTCTGCGGTACAAAAAAATCCCCTAACCTATGAACATATTCCCCCAGAAGTTATTGGAAATCAACGGCGAATTGTGGTTTCAGATCAAGCTGGTTTAAGTAATGTTTTAGCCAAAGCTAGAACCTTTGGGATTGATTTAGATCGGAATAATCCCGCCAGTCGTAAAATTTTACAACAACTGAAGAATTTAGAAAATCAGGGTTATCAATTTGAAGCGGCAGAGGCGAGTTTTGATTTATTAATGCGAGAAGCATTAGGAACCCGCAAAGCCTTTTTTACACTGAAAGGATTTCAGGTACATTGTGATAAATTCAGCGATGAAGTTTGCCATGCTTTAGCAACGGTGAAAGTTACTGTTAATGCTGAAGATATTTTAGAAGCCGCTGAGGGAAATGGCCCTGTATCAGCCTTGGACGCTGCTTTAAGAAAAGCATTAGTAAATTTTTATCCGATGATTGCTGAATTTCAACTGCGGGATTATAAAGTTAGAATTATTGATGGCGGTTCAGGAACATCGGCAAAAACTCGGGTTTTAGTTGAGTCCAGTAACGGTCAGCAACGTTGGACGACGGTGGGAGTTTCTACTAATATTATTGATGCTTCCTATCAAGCGGTTGTAGAAGGCTTAGAATATGGTTTATTACTTAAACAGCAGGAAACTCCGGTTAGTGTTGTTGCGGTAATTTAACCCTGGCTTCGTTTCAATTCGTCATTACCCATAAACCCGGTTTTTTATCAGATGTGCAGGTCACTCAGAATGAAGATTGTTTCCCAATGGTGGCGATTGGTCACGGTAACGATGCTATGATGGGTTTAAAACCTAAGAGTTAAAAATCATGTTAGCTAGGGTTTGGAGTGCCTCTATTGTTGGAATTGATGCGGTTAAAGTTGGGGTGGAAGTCGATATTTCCGGGGGACTGCCTAAAATTATGGTGTTGGGACTTCCCGATGCGGCGGTTCAGGAATCACGAGAACGGGTAAAAGCGACTTTAAAAAATGCCGGATACGCTTTCCCGATGCGAAATATTGTAATTAATTTAACTCCGGCGGATTTACGCAAAGAAGGGCCAAGTTTTGACCTTCCGATTAGTATTGGGATTTTAGCCGCATCGGAACAAATTAAAGCTGATTTATTGGGGGATTTTTTATTTTTAGGAGAGGTGAGTTTAGATGGCGGATTAAGACCCGTTGCTGGGGTACTTCCGATTGCTGTAGCAGCCCAAAAAATGGGAATTACTGGATTAGTTGTTCCTGAAGATAATGTTCAAGAAGCGGCGGTTGTTCAGGGATTATCGGTTTATGGATTTAAAAGTTTATTAGATGTTACTGATTTTTTAAATCATCCCAGTGCTTATCAACCTATTAAATTAACTGCATCGCATTTATTATCTCAAAAAACAACAATTGGCTTAGATTTAAGTGAAGTTAAGGGACAGGCTCACGCTAGACGGGCGTTAGAAATTGCGGCGACCGGAGGACATAATTTAATTTTTGTCGGGCCGCCGGGGAGTGGAAAAACCATGTTAGCCCGGCGTTTACCTGGGATTTTACCACCTTTAAGTTTTGAAGAATCTTTAGAAGTAACTCGGATTTATTCGGTGGCGGGACTATTAAAAAATCGTGGAACTTTAGTTAGCGATCGCCCTTTTAGAAGTCCCCATCATTCCGCTTCCGGCCCGGCTTTAGTTGGGGGAGGAACCTATCCGAAACCAGGGGAGATTTCTTTAGCCCATCGGGGCATTTTGTTTGCCGATGAATTGACAGAATTTAAACGGGATGTATTAGAGTTTTTAAGACAACCTTTAGAAGATGGATTTGTGACGGTTTCTCGTACTAAACAATCGGTGATTTTTCCGGCTAAATTTACTTTAGTAGCGAGTACCAATCCCTGTCCCTGTGGATATTATGGGGATACTATTCAACCTTGTACTTGTTCGCCTCGTCAACGAGAACAATATTGGGCAAAATTATCGGGGCCATTGATGGATCGGATTGATTTACAAGTGGCAGTTAATAGATTAAAACCAGAGGAAATTTTACAGCAATCTCAAGGTGAAAATTCTGCTAATATTCGACAACGAGTAATTACAGCCCGGGAGCGAACTTTTCAACGATTTGCAGATGAGCCCCAGTTAAAATCCAATGCGGAAATGCAGAGTCGGCATATTCAAAAATGGTGTCAATTGGATACTGTGGGACAGAGTTTATTAGAAAATGCGATTAGAAAATTAGGGTTGTCAGCAAGGGCGAGTGATCGGATTTTAAAGGTAGGTCGAACTATTGCTGATTTATCGGGGGAAGATAATATTAAACCCGCCCATATTGCCGAGGCTATTCAATACCGAACTATTGATCGAATGCAATAAACTATAGGGATAATTTGTTGTCATTAATCTTTTTATTGTATCTTTACAAAAAAAACTAAAATCTTTACACTAACCCCTGTTAATTCCTGGATCACCAGACTATATTAAATATATAGATTATCGGTATTGATACCGTGATCAATTTTGATTTAAAACTTAACAAAATAATTTAACATGAATATTCTACCCAAATCAACTTTGAAATTCTTGATAGTAGCCACTCCCGTTGTTACTTTATTAAGTAGTATTTCTCCCGGTTTTGCAGCTACATTTGCTAATGCTGAAGCTGAAACCTTAATTTATAATTTTAGCCAAGTTCCTACCAGCATTTCCACGTTTACAGATGCTCAAACCCTAGCAGTAGCTCGGAAAGGGGCTGTATTAGCTGAAGCGAATGCTAATGCCTATTTTGATGTTAACTGCTCGGAACCTGACTATTGTTTTCCCCTGGCTAACAATAGTTCACAAGCGAAAACTCAAGGAGAAGGTAAAGAATATTTGGGTTTAGCTCAAAGTCAAGCATCAGCTATTGGTTATCAATTTGAAATTGCTGGAAACCAAGAATTTTCTTTTGATTTTATCTCGATTTTAAATTTAGAAACCCAAAAATCACTGCAACAAGAATCGACTCAAGCCGCGAATTATATCGCTTTCTATTTGTTTGAAGATTCTACCAATAATTTGTTAGATTTCTTTAGTCTAAATAGCTCGATGAATTCTGCTAACAAACATAATTTATCCACCAAAAATAGTCAGGGGTTTCAATTATCACCATTGACAACAACAAACGCCGAAGAAAATCAAGCATCTGTCAATATTTTATTATCGGGATTATATTCACGTCAGTTTAGTCAAGGTCAAAACCTAACGTTAATTACCTATCAAACCAGTTCAACAAAGGTTAAAGTACCTGAACCTTCAACTGCTTTGAGCTTATTAATTTTCGGTGCATTAGGAACAGCATTGGGCTTGAAAAAAAGATCCAGTTTATCTGATTAATTCTGTCAACTAATCAATTTCAGGGTGCATTTTATCGGGTGACAATAACTTTAAAGTAAAACTTTAAGTGTTATATAGCCGATAATTCAATTCACTAGCCAACCAATCTTTAAA includes:
- a CDS encoding WD-40 repeat protein — its product is MEFEQALEIVKGAIAPKIARTLTEVEIALLFGAWNNLTYDRIAERSGYSINYLQRDIGPKLWKLISDALGRKVNKTNLRGIITHFDTPTAIPQPQVQRSIYWGEAIDVSSFQGRVEEIETLTQWIIQDRCRLITLVGMGGIGKSTLAAKVAQLLQEQFEFVIWRSLRNAPRLETLLSELVPFLSNQQDLQSKPERLLYWLQTHRCLVILDNQETILQAGNCAGYYQPDFTDYDELLQLLGEACHQSCILLTSREKSAQVAILEDLNGAVRSLSLNGSWETSLALMDSKQLRGTDAEKRRLCELYCCNPLALKIVAASIQSLFEGNINSFFQENILVFNGIHRLLNRQFERLSPVEKTIMYWLAINREWTTIAELQDDIVPPISRATLLESLESLTWRSLIEKRSGEYTLQPVVMEYVTDCLIQQQELGYLIVVVIGKANYKRCY
- a CDS encoding hypothetical protein (hypothetical protein L8106_18037) — protein: MVQIQAQGKTITCDRGANLRKVLLENGIDLYNGQASLINCHGFGTCGTCCVEIEGEVSEPQWKEKTRLSLPPHSSDKQRRLACQVQVLGDIKVKKYDGFWGQGSQTAWTP
- the leuA_1 gene encoding 2-isopropylmalate synthase yields the protein MTHPLWIYDTTLRDGAQREGLSLSLDDKLRIARQLDSLGIPFIEGGWPGANPKDVQFFWKLQEQPLLNSEVVAFCSTRRPNSNAAEDDNLKAILSAGTHWITLFGKSWDLHVIEGLQTTLTENLAMIADTIQFFRSQGRRVIYDAEHWFDGYKNNPNYALQTLITAAQAGAEWLVFCDTNGGTLPHEVTQIVRDAIQATKDLETPFPLQFGIHSHNDSGTAIGNAIAAVLEGVKMVQGTINGYGERCGNANLCTLIPNFQLKLDYNCIQDEQIKRLTEVSRFVSEVANLAPDDHAPFVGLSAFSHKGGIHVSAVQKNPLTYEHIPPEVIGNQRRIVVSDQAGLSNVLAKARTFGIDLDRNNPASRKILQQLKNLENQGYQFEAAEASFDLLMREALGTRKAFFTLKGFQVHCDKFSDEVCHALATVKVTVNAEDILEAAEGNGPVSALDAALRKALVNFYPMIAEFQLRDYKVRIIDGGSGTSAKTRVLVESSNGQQRWTTVGVSTNIIDASYQAVVEGLEYGLLLKQQETPVSVVAVI
- a CDS encoding hypothetical protein (competence protein ComM homolog) encodes the protein MLARVWSASIVGIDAVKVGVEVDISGGLPKIMVLGLPDAAVQESRERVKATLKNAGYAFPMRNIVINLTPADLRKEGPSFDLPISIGILAASEQIKADLLGDFLFLGEVSLDGGLRPVAGVLPIAVAAQKMGITGLVVPEDNVQEAAVVQGLSVYGFKSLLDVTDFLNHPSAYQPIKLTASHLLSQKTTIGLDLSEVKGQAHARRALEIAATGGHNLIFVGPPGSGKTMLARRLPGILPPLSFEESLEVTRIYSVAGLLKNRGTLVSDRPFRSPHHSASGPALVGGGTYPKPGEISLAHRGILFADELTEFKRDVLEFLRQPLEDGFVTVSRTKQSVIFPAKFTLVASTNPCPCGYYGDTIQPCTCSPRQREQYWAKLSGPLMDRIDLQVAVNRLKPEEILQQSQGENSANIRQRVITARERTFQRFADEPQLKSNAEMQSRHIQKWCQLDTVGQSLLENAIRKLGLSARASDRILKVGRTIADLSGEDNIKPAHIAEAIQYRTIDRMQ